A section of the Thermodesulfobacteriota bacterium genome encodes:
- a CDS encoding FapA family protein, with amino-acid sequence MAADVVITAEGDRILVRVGSGFSGRFSELVAQVREKIPGLAVDWTAVREAYLFGRDRPFPVASRDPAETLAEKAKIRFSPDGLTAYLLLFPPKPRGRRMEEPQLQALAAAYGVPAPLVDAGALRRAHLHRGSLQPQVLARGRPPVDGHPAWIHWYEGHPSDPEGFLAAYRDQGDYPDAVLAECRPGQAVGDYHPPGAGAAGTSVRGDALAPCPGRDLTQLGPGLRRDEARRAVVAEAAGHLRLTGIGSTRAEVVPLLRVADAQELRAFAGGVFPGSVVVDGDLEAGFPVRILGDLEVRGALIRSPVEVLGSLFVRDGVIQKGRAPVRVGGLAVAAFLDHASLQAQTVLIRRYSLKSQVLALESVLTADSGSIQGGSAGAGRELRLGTLGSGNAMATEAAAGAPQVADAFRALYLDWSKALGEAPAEGQAPPPEAQAAAAHWRARAEALATLDPSEARVAAQTVHAGVTVRVGTAARTVDNPVGPAEFLFERVGGRGRVALSRL; translated from the coding sequence ATGGCGGCAGACGTGGTGATCACGGCCGAGGGCGACCGGATCCTCGTGAGGGTGGGGAGCGGGTTTTCCGGGCGCTTCTCCGAGCTCGTCGCCCAGGTGAGGGAGAAGATCCCGGGACTGGCGGTGGACTGGACCGCCGTGCGGGAGGCCTACCTCTTCGGCCGCGACCGACCGTTTCCCGTGGCCAGCCGGGATCCGGCGGAGACCCTCGCCGAGAAGGCAAAGATCCGTTTCAGCCCGGACGGACTCACCGCCTACCTCCTCCTCTTCCCCCCCAAGCCGCGGGGGCGGCGGATGGAGGAACCCCAGCTCCAGGCGCTGGCCGCCGCCTACGGCGTACCGGCACCCCTCGTGGACGCCGGGGCCCTGCGCCGGGCCCATCTGCACCGGGGTTCCCTCCAGCCCCAGGTGCTCGCCCGCGGCCGCCCGCCGGTGGACGGTCACCCCGCCTGGATCCACTGGTACGAGGGCCATCCCAGCGACCCCGAGGGGTTTCTCGCGGCGTACCGTGACCAGGGGGACTACCCCGACGCGGTCCTGGCCGAATGCCGGCCGGGACAGGCGGTGGGGGATTATCACCCCCCCGGCGCCGGAGCCGCCGGTACTTCGGTTCGCGGCGATGCTCTCGCCCCGTGCCCGGGGAGGGATCTCACCCAACTGGGCCCGGGGCTGCGGCGCGACGAGGCCCGCCGGGCCGTGGTGGCGGAGGCAGCGGGTCACCTGCGCCTCACGGGGATCGGGAGCACCCGGGCGGAGGTGGTCCCCCTGCTGCGGGTCGCCGACGCCCAGGAGCTCCGGGCCTTCGCCGGCGGCGTCTTTCCCGGCTCGGTGGTGGTGGACGGGGACCTGGAAGCCGGCTTTCCCGTGCGCATTCTGGGCGACCTGGAGGTGCGCGGCGCCCTGATCCGCTCCCCCGTGGAGGTGCTGGGTTCGCTCTTCGTGCGGGACGGCGTCATCCAGAAAGGCCGAGCGCCGGTGCGGGTGGGAGGGCTGGCCGTAGCGGCATTTCTCGACCACGCCTCCCTTCAGGCCCAGACCGTCCTGATCCGCCGGTACAGCCTGAAGAGCCAGGTCCTGGCCCTGGAGTCCGTGCTTACGGCCGATTCGGGGAGCATTCAGGGAGGATCGGCAGGAGCCGGCCGGGAGCTGCGGCTCGGCACACTGGGCTCCGGCAACGCCATGGCCACGGAGGCCGCGGCCGGCGCGCCCCAGGTGGCAGACGCCTTCCGGGCGCTGTATCTGGATTGGTCCAAGGCCCTGGGGGAGGCCCCGGCGGAAGGTCAGGCGCCACCGCCCGAGGCGCAGGCCGCTGCAGCCCACTGGAGGGCGCGGGCCGAAGCCCTCGCGACCCTCGATCCGTCCGAAGCGCGGGTCGCAGCCCAGACCGTGCACGCCGGGGTGACGGTGCGCGTGGGCACGGCGGCCCGCACGGTGGACAACCCCGTG
- a CDS encoding response regulator: MTPRPYPETILVVDDTEFMVKMLDDIFGGAGYRVHAARSGEEALALYEEALPDLVTLDVVMPGLDGIATLERLRRLDPACRVIMVSGVGQEERVLAALQRGARNYVLKPFEREKVLAVARRVLDEY; this comes from the coding sequence GTGACCCCGCGTCCCTACCCCGAGACCATCCTGGTGGTGGACGACACCGAGTTCATGGTGAAGATGCTCGACGACATCTTCGGCGGCGCCGGATACCGGGTCCACGCCGCCCGGAGCGGGGAGGAGGCCCTGGCCCTCTACGAGGAGGCGCTGCCGGACCTGGTAACCCTGGACGTGGTCATGCCCGGCCTGGACGGCATCGCGACCCTGGAGCGGCTGCGGCGCCTCGATCCCGCCTGCCGGGTCATCATGGTCTCGGGGGTGGGCCAGGAGGAGCGGGTCCTCGCCGCTCTCCAGCGGGGAGCCCGAAACTACGTCCTGAAGCCCTTCGAGCGGGAGAAGGTCCTCGCGGTGGCGCGCCGGGTGCTCGACGAGTACTGA